The Epinephelus lanceolatus isolate andai-2023 chromosome 10, ASM4190304v1, whole genome shotgun sequence genomic sequence GAACTCTGGCATCTTATTTATCTTTAAAGACTGTTTTCTTTGAACTTGTCAGGGTCTTCACACAGCAGAGCGCTCAGAGAAACATTCAGTCTTCTTTCCTCTGTGATCGAGAGGATTCACGTCAGTCCTTAAACACTACTTGCTGTTGTAAACCGCTCATGTGTAACGCGTGCTGCTGCGGTTTTAATCACCAAACAGGCACAACCTAAAAATATTTTATCTTCTCAGGCAACCATGGACGTCTTCAGCTCCAAGGACATGGCCATGAAGGTGCAGAAGAAGATCCTCAGCTCCATGGCCAGCAAGAGCTCGGTCCAGATGTTCATAGACGACACCACCAGCGAGATCCTGGACGAACTGTACCGCGTCTCCAAAGAGTACTTGGGTAATAAAGGTGAAGCCCAGAAGGTGATCAAAGACCTGGTCAAGATCGCCGTCAAGATCGGCGTGTTGTTCAGGAACAACCGTTTTAGCACGGAGGAGCTGGGAGTGGCCACGGATTTTAAGAAGAAGCTGCACCAGGGGGCCATGACAGCGATCAGCTTCTATGAGGTACGTTTATGTGCGTTACATGTTTAGTGTTGAGGAGATAAGCAGCTGTCAGaaagacattcacacacatcaGATCTGACTCACCTGAAATCAAACAGAACTTTGCATCCTGTGTCTGACACTGTGTTCACTCTCACTGATTTCTGTGGGGGAGGGGATTCGAGTTTACCTAGTGGGAGTATCCGCCCGAGTGAGTTCGTACCATTAGTACACCAGCGCTCTGCACCAGCGTTCACCTGACGATACACCAAATAGGCTTTTAGAAGTCTGCGCACCATTTGACAGttatcacagccgacagatctTCTGGATTCGTTGCTACATTTCAGCTGCATGAGCGGAGTTTACGTCACCACGAGCACATGACCCATACAAACACCAACAAGTAAAGGGACATCGATAACACAGagaactgatgatgtcattcagGCGAACATAAAATCATGCTGTGAACTTCACGGTCCACGCAGGCAACTATTTGTCAACCCACAACATCGATGTTtgctttgtcagctgacagttACGTCATTACTAACTCTGACCATCAGCTCCCGACCCTCGCCATCACGTGTCAAGCGATGCACCGGCACACTGAAATGAAGCGCACCCAATCTATCGTCACTTTAAGTCCGCACTGATGCGTAGCCATGCCAGTATATCCATTTTGCTTTTAAGAGTAGAGCACATGGTTGTCAAGCGAAATAAAAACAAACGGCGCCGTCAGGTCATATCATATTTCATCATATATCTCCTCAGTGGTTCTGACGCTTGACGACTCTTGACAGTAGCCTGGTAACAGCAGGAGTCCCGCCCATGGAGCTGATTGGCTAACTGGGTCTCACTGCAGCGCTCATTGGTTGTTCCTTTTATTTTAACCAAGAAAATGCTGTTTCGTGTCATGATGCCAGACGAATCAGTCGACTTAACTCAGTGGAGTGGGCGGagtcaaaggtctggacccaggtgACGATCTGACCTAAATTtagtttatttgatttattataaTTTGATTTATCTGTGTCAGAGTAGTGACAGgagcccagtagctcagtgggcaGAGTGGGCATCCCATGAACAAAGGCAATGTCCTCACAGTGGGGCCACAGGTTCGATCCCCGTCTTCCTACTGACTAAACTATCCtgtaaaataaaggcaaaaaaggctgaaaaacaaaacaaccttaAATTACATCAAGATAAAGACGGCAGTAAACTAAGTGTTCAGGGTGAAAATGTCTGAGTTCATTAAATCAGACGCGTTGAGCACAAACAGTGAACACGTATAACGTCTCTCTGTTCTGTGTTAAAGAGTCGACGTGTTCGTTTGTGGTGCAGAaatgtgctgtttttatttccaaGAACTGAACGACCTTAATTTAACTAGTTTTCATTTCTGCTTTTGAAACATACGACATGAAAAGATTTATATCACACTTTTAGATTTTAGATTAAAGTGACACCTGTGAGAAAGgttgacataaaaataaaacctaaCACTCTGCACTGAACTGATTTACTTATAGTTTATATAATTCTCTTTTTAAGAATGTGCAGATGATGAAAGCTTTAACTCAGAGTGTATCTTCATACATCCATCCCAACAGCTCACAGTAACAACTGCCCTGTTAGATGATGTCATGAACACAGATATGAGAGATGATCCGTCGCAGTAACCACACTCTGTCTTTACATTTCTGCGACCGCTGCAGGTGGACTTCACCTTCGATAAAGCTGTGATGGCCGAACTTCTGACCAGCTGCAGGGATCTGCTGCTGAAGCTGGTCAACACCCACCTCACCCCGAAATCCCACGGCCGCATCAACCACGTCTTCAACCATTTCTCCGACCCGGAGCTCCTGACCAAACTGTACGACCCCAGCGGCCCCTTCAGACCCCACCTCACCAAGATCTGCAAAGGACTGGACAAACTTATGGAGGACGGGACAATATGAGGGACACGACGGCAGGTCGGACAGACGCTGGGAGATCAACGGGCAGACTCACCACTGATGGACAAACTTGGTCTCGCAGCTGCTGAGGGCTGGCAGCAGGAGACAAGTGATCTGAGAACAAAACTGCTGCCCCATCGTTCTCAAAGAACATGTGGGATCTAAATAAAGTTTCTCGTTCCTCAAGTTTTTCATGTTTAGAggtgatatatatatttacatactgtactactgtgatatatataatatatatatacacacacacacacacttgctcacAGAAAGCAAACTTGAAGATAAACTGGTTTATACTGTATCAGCTGTTTCATTAGATCATGTCATCCACTGTTAAAATAATATCTGAGACCTTGAAATGTTTCATTCACAACTACtgatgttttatattgtgttgAGTTCAAACAGCTGGAGAGAACAAATGTCACTGTAATACAGCACTGCCCTCTGCTGGTCAACACGAGGCTTCAGACACTCACTGTGCTCTTTTTACTGAACCCATCGGACACAACACAGCCAACAATAAAGCACATAtgaccacagacacagacgatCACTGACACCCACACCATCTCCTCACAGCCCGAGCTACAAACATGTTTAGAAGCATCAACCAAGCGCTGCTGACGGCACAAAGCCTCAGTGTTAATCCTGTAATTCATGTTTGTCTGAGCTCAGCTGAGGCCGAGAGGACGACACGTGTTCTCTGGTTTTACACGACAAAGACTGAAAATCAACACACAGCAGACTCATCCTTATTCAACAGTCCAGTTTAGTGTTTAACTCAGGGCTCTCACACATTGTCCTGGACACAGTTCAAAGCTTTTCCAGGATTTTCAAGGACCCACGATAACGTTTGTTTTTCTTGTCCCACTCGCCCAGCGTTTTTCAAACAGATTCAGACTCCATTCAAACAGATTCAGCTCGCTAACAAACAATTGGAGACAGAACACAGGGAGGAAAGGGAGAAACATACGTGATGACATGTTAGTGCTACGTTACGtcgacagctacagaaaattaatttacCATTACATTACATGTAGGGTTATACACAGATGACTAACAATTTTATTACAcacaaaaatgatttttttttactgattccATGACTCTTTCATCGTCTGGAAACCTGGAAAAGTtctgacttttccaggttttccaggaCCGAGGGAACTCTCTTTACTGCTAAAATATTCTTTTCTTTGTGTGAGACATCACATAGAGAAAAGTCAGATCATCTACTGAGTTGTCTATCAAGttgttttaaagttttactcTGCAGGATTTTCATTAAATAATGGAAGACTAGTCGTGGTTGAGAGGAAGACACGTGTTGTTCTTTGGTTTTATATGATAAAGAAACTGAAAGTCAACAGACTCAGCCTTATACAACAGGCCAACATTGTCAAACAGTGTTTAACTCTCACACATTCTCCTGGACAAAAGTTCAGAATCTTTCcaggacttttcaaggacccataacaACTTTTTTTCTTGTCCCACCTGCCCAGCGTTTTTACAGATTCAAACTCcattcaaacataatttcagctcACTGCTGAACATAACGTACATGATGGTAAACCAAacgacacactgacacattagCGCTTCGTTACAtcgacagctacagaaaattaatttgccgttatgttacattacatggaGGATTAACCACGGGAGACCACTGTAACAATCTtattacacacaaaaatatttcatgacTTTCACAAAACATTCAGGGATTTTTACTGATTCCAGGACTCTTTCATCGCCTGGAAAACTTGATCTGGAATTctgtgacttttccaggtttttcaCAACCAAAGGATAATAAGCAATAATGTGGAGAAAGATCAGCTCAACTATGAAGTTAAaggaaactgtttttaaaaattcactctgcagtattttcatttcattaaaaacaaaccagTGTATAGACTCGTACAGAAATAATCTGTCTCCGTCATCACTTCTGACTCTGTTTAaccttttccaccaaatcaGTTCTGGATCTTGGAACGTTGGAGTTTCACCAGTTTAGAGTGAAACTATTGTGATTGAGGATGTTTTTATCTGTGAACTTTTGTTCTGTCAGGGACCGTTTGTAATTTATGAGGGGAGgtacagagagagggagacatgtCAGATCATTTTAAGCACTGAAAAGGGATTAATGTTTGTTATTCTGGCTGAAGGGAAAAGCACTCACATTTTTATGGCTGTATTTCGTATTAATTTCGCTgccaatttttaaagaaaaaatgctTTCCAAattttgacaatattttttGGAGATAGATTTTGGCATTTAAAAATTAGAAAGGCATGTGTTCCAATTatcattggattttcaaataTCTGACGGTGCTgggacacatcatgtgtgacAAACACCTCCATGAAAAAACAGTAAGAAATAATActaaataatataatacataGTGATGTTTCATcagaatcactttattctatatctcatttaaaatttggccaaaaataaattgtttggacaacaagagtgaaaaacgAGACTTTCTCCAGCtccaacttttaactttcaaacatcaaaggctaagttttaaaaatctaataactcatTTATGGTTGAGGGAGGGTCACTCAGGGACGGTTAGGGAAAATTATTTGGCTCTTTAGGGTGTTTTGGTGGAACTTTGTGCACATGGGGAGGCGACTGTCATCAATATGGCTCTGCAAAAGAAAACGTCATAAAAACATGAGTAgtcatgtgtcactgtgtgattCAACTttcagtgattaaaaaaagaaaatttaaaataagttttttatccAAAAAGAAGAAGCATGGACCAACGATCAGTGAGATGATTCTCCTCCATCCCCTCTCTCTAACCTGTAGAAGAGACACgcccactgatgtcatcacagtcTGCACCTTCAGGTCAAAGAAAACCTGCAGCTTTTAAGTTCCAGCTGAGAAACAACTTTTTGAACTGTGAACCAGTTttgttttggtcaaaatgctTTGATCGGTGCAGGGATTGAAAAAGTTCCACGCTAGTGTaaaagtgtgtggcggtgtgtttatctgcagagactccgcCCTCTGCCTCGCTCCTCTTACACTGTGTTCGGGACATGTGAACCCCCGACACTGCTCAGGTGACGTTGGGGCTGTGagaaaggtagcgaccaggtgccagactgtaaacagaAGGCTTCTGAGACACAGCGCGGgaaacaaaatgcaaatatatgGAGGAGAAGCACCAGATGAGAGAGGCTGACCTTCACTGGCAAGCGTGTTTCCAAACTgagagtcctgcagagtttacattttattatcaAGAACTAATGAGAGTCAACACTTCCTGAGACTAAACATGACATCAGCATCTTTTGATTTATTCTAAAATgagctaaataaaaacaaaagttcaTAATGTGGAGACAGATTTGTGTCGTTAATATTTttgtaaacagaaaaacaatctgTTCATTAATTTGTTATCTGTAAATACAAAACACTTTCTAATGATACAAAAAACTGTAAACTTTATAAAGTATTGCAAATAGATCTGCAGCAGATCTGTGCCAATATTATTTGTGCCAACAGATCAacatgtgtgttaatgtgtaatgtgtaaatataaaactaaatatacataaaaaaaactccaaaaactcacaaaaatattttgcaaatataaaaaaattctacaaatacacaaattcaaaaataaaaattaaaaaaaaaaatctgcaaacgCAGAATTGAGATTCACAAATATGTTTGTCAgctgtaaat encodes the following:
- the tnfaip8l2b gene encoding tumor necrosis factor, alpha-induced protein 8-like protein 2 B gives rise to the protein MDVFSSKDMAMKVQKKILSSMASKSSVQMFIDDTTSEILDELYRVSKEYLGNKGEAQKVIKDLVKIAVKIGVLFRNNRFSTEELGVATDFKKKLHQGAMTAISFYEVDFTFDKAVMAELLTSCRDLLLKLVNTHLTPKSHGRINHVFNHFSDPELLTKLYDPSGPFRPHLTKICKGLDKLMEDGTI